One segment of Chlorocebus sabaeus isolate Y175 chromosome 24, mChlSab1.0.hap1, whole genome shotgun sequence DNA contains the following:
- the SERPINA11 gene encoding serpin A11 isoform X1 gives MGPAWLWLLGTGILASVHCQSLPAHGDKSLQGPQPPGHQLSEPAPAYRRITPTITKFALRLYKELAADAPGNIFFSPVSVSTTLALLSLGAQADTSALILEGLGFNLTETPEANIHQGFRSLLHTLALPSPKLELKVGNSLFLDKRLKPRQHYLDSIKELYGAFAFSANFTDSVTTGRQINDYVRRQTYGQVVDCLPEFSQDTLMVLANYIFFKAKWKHPFSRYQIQKQESFFVDDRTSLQVPMMHQKEMHRFLYDQELACTVLQIEYRGNALALLVLPDPGKMKQVEAALQPETLRKWGQLLLPSLLDLHLPRFSVSGTYNLEDILPQIGLTDILNLEADFSGVTGQLNKTISRVSHKAMVDMSEKGTEAGAASGLLSQPPSLNTMSDPHAHFNRPFLLLLWEVTTQSLLFLGKVVNPVAG, from the exons ATGGGGCCAGCTTGGCTTTGGCTACTGGGAACAGGGATCCTGGCCTCTGTCCACTGTCAATCCCTTCCTGCCCATGGAGATAAAAGTCTGCAGGGGCCTCAACCCCCTGGGCATCAGCTCTCAGAGCCAGCCCCCGCCTACCGCAGAATCACACCCACCATTACCAAGTTTGCTTTGCGTTTGTACAAAGAGCTGGCAGCAGACGCCCCTGGAAACATCTTCTTCTCTCCGGTGAGCGTCTCCACCACACTGGCCCTGCTCTCTCTTGGGGCCCAAGCTGACACCTCAGCTCTGATCCTGGAGGGCCTAGGATTCAACCTCACAGAAACCCCAGAAGCCAACATCCACCAGGGCTTCCGGAGCCTCCTCCACACCCTTGCCCTGCCCAGCCCCAAACTCGAACTAAAAGTAGGAAACTCCCTGTTCCTAGACAAGCGACTAAAGCCTCGGCAGCACTATTTGGACAGCATCAAGGAGCTTTATGGAGCTTTTGCCTTTTCTGCCAACTTCACAGATTCTGTTACAACTGGGAGGCAGATTAATGACTATGTGAGAAGGCAAACATACGGGCAAGTCGTGGACTGCCTCCCGGAGTTCAGCCAGGACACGCTCATGGTTCTTGCCAATTACATCTTCTTCAAAG CCAAGTGGAAGCACCCTTTCAGTCGCTACCAGATCCAGAAGCAGGAAAGTTTCTTTGTGGATGACAGGACCTCTCTCCAGGTCCCCATGATGCACCAAAAGGAAATGCACAGATTCCTCTATGACCAGGAGTTGGCTTGCACCGTCCTTCAGATAGAATACAGAGGAAATGCCCTGGCGCTTCTGGTCCTTCCTGACCCGGGAAAAATGAAGCAGGTGGAGGCTGCTCTGCAGCCAGAGACCCTGAGAAAATGGGGCCAATTGCTCCTGCCCAG TCTGTTGGATTTGCACTTGCCAAGGTTTTCAGTTTCTGGAACGTATAACCTGGAAGACATACTTCCCCAAATTGGTCTCACCGACATACTCAACTTAGAAGCTGACTTCTCAGGAGTCACTGGGCAGCTCAACAAAACCATCTCCAGG GTGTCACACAAGGCGATGGTGGACATGAGTGAGAAGGGGACCGAGGCCGGGGCTGCTTCAGgcctcctctcccagcccccGTCTCTGAACACCATGTCAGACCCACATGCCCACTTCAACAGGCCTTTCCTCTTGCTCCTTTGGGAGGTGACCACCCAGAGCTTACTCTTCCTGGGAAAAGTTGTCAACCCAGTTGCAGGGTAA
- the SERPINA11 gene encoding serpin A11 isoform X2 yields MVLANYIFFKAKWKHPFSRYQIQKQESFFVDDRTSLQVPMMHQKEMHRFLYDQELACTVLQIEYRGNALALLVLPDPGKMKQVEAALQPETLRKWGQLLLPSLLDLHLPRFSVSGTYNLEDILPQIGLTDILNLEADFSGVTGQLNKTISRVSHKAMVDMSEKGTEAGAASGLLSQPPSLNTMSDPHAHFNRPFLLLLWEVTTQSLLFLGKVVNPVAG; encoded by the exons ATGGTTCTTGCCAATTACATCTTCTTCAAAG CCAAGTGGAAGCACCCTTTCAGTCGCTACCAGATCCAGAAGCAGGAAAGTTTCTTTGTGGATGACAGGACCTCTCTCCAGGTCCCCATGATGCACCAAAAGGAAATGCACAGATTCCTCTATGACCAGGAGTTGGCTTGCACCGTCCTTCAGATAGAATACAGAGGAAATGCCCTGGCGCTTCTGGTCCTTCCTGACCCGGGAAAAATGAAGCAGGTGGAGGCTGCTCTGCAGCCAGAGACCCTGAGAAAATGGGGCCAATTGCTCCTGCCCAG TCTGTTGGATTTGCACTTGCCAAGGTTTTCAGTTTCTGGAACGTATAACCTGGAAGACATACTTCCCCAAATTGGTCTCACCGACATACTCAACTTAGAAGCTGACTTCTCAGGAGTCACTGGGCAGCTCAACAAAACCATCTCCAGG GTGTCACACAAGGCGATGGTGGACATGAGTGAGAAGGGGACCGAGGCCGGGGCTGCTTCAGgcctcctctcccagcccccGTCTCTGAACACCATGTCAGACCCACATGCCCACTTCAACAGGCCTTTCCTCTTGCTCCTTTGGGAGGTGACCACCCAGAGCTTACTCTTCCTGGGAAAAGTTGTCAACCCAGTTGCAGGGTAA